CTACCTGTCTATTTTATCGCCATTTTAGATTTCGAGTATGATGAAAAGACAACATCTAAATTTAGGCGCGATGTATGTCTAAAAGATCAAGATGGTGATATTTTCTTTGATAAATTAAACTTTAAATTTTTACAAATGCCATTATTTAATAAACAAGAAAATGAATTAATAACGCATTTTGATAAATGGCTGTATTTTTTGAAGAACTTAGAAAGTTTTAATCATATACCCGTGATATTAAATGAACCAATATTTCAGAAAGGGTTTGAAATAGCGGAAATATCTCACTTAAATGTGGAGCAGTATGAACAATATAAGAAGAGTTTAGTGCAGTATTTAGAAGTGAAGAATGTATTTGATACAGCCTTTGAAGAAGGTGAAAAGTCCGGTATTGAGAAAGGTATTGAGAAAGGTATTGAGAAAGGTATTGAGAAAGGTATTGAGAAAGTTGCTAAAGCTTTGAAAGAGCAAAATATAGCCATAGAAATTATTGCAGAATCAACTGGTTTATCATACGAAGCTATTCAAAGAATTTGAGTTAATCATGCCAATTGATAGACTTACGCCCATTTTTTGTGCTATACAGGAAATATTAGACAGAGTTTTCTAAAGTTATTCAGCGAGTATTTCATTAAAATAATCTTGGAGGAGTAGTTATGTCCGCAAAATACTTTAATCCTTATACAGATTTCGGTTTTAAGAAACTGTTCGGTGAGGAAGGCAGTAAAGATCTACTCATTGATTTTCTCAACCAACTTCTACCAATACATCATCAAATTC
The DNA window shown above is from Anabaena sp. WA102 and carries:
- a CDS encoding Rpn family recombination-promoting nuclease/putative transposase, producing the protein MSAKYFNPYTDFGFKKLFGEEGSKDLLIDFLNQLLPIHHQIQQLTFKNPENLADTIAERKAIFDIYCESKTGDKFIVEMQKAKIKHFKDRALFYSTFPIREQSEKGDWNFFLLPVYFIAILDFEYDEKTTSKFRRDVCLKDQDGDIFFDKLNFKFLQMPLFNKQENELITHFDKWLYFLKNLESFNHIPVILNEPIFQKGFEIAEISHLNVEQYEQYKKSLVQYLEVKNVFDTAFEEGEKSGIEKGIEKGIEKGIEKGIEKVAKALKEQNIAIEIIAESTGLSYEAIQRI